From Desulfuromonas soudanensis, the proteins below share one genomic window:
- a CDS encoding methyl-accepting chemotaxis protein: MNRNMNRRRTPPPLPLLHFLASLAAPPAWAFIRYLFFGNHDTSAWTQIAYTLWGTPENGALALFLLCFASLLFWTLGANGKAWRDEAVQHQSSIGSLQDDLRRRGQDLDDLSKNLNDKMKRFHQTNAQLQKSFDKKEIMHLAADSLKDILGYDRVNLLMLNAEGDRLEFMASRGSGDDNVSGVSLPLDERAGVLYLTMLRDEPLLVQDMRKMPAVYNLKPPCDAISQLRSRSFILCPIVINGEPVGLFGVDNKQNHNALNESDLNTVKIFAEQVAAALSKIELLQAVELLTGEIQSTFAQSLRHRKDFARMIAEVKRNTRAATDNVRALRGSSDTLYLAVDDTGSATSEISAAVNQVSENLGRLDELMGGAVSATQEISAAARATAEDAASSHQMAETVGREANEGVAVVSRTHQSLLKIAEAMTTTVGAFDALTERTNNIADFLSMIKEINQKTQLLSLNASILAAQAGEHGRAFAVVAGEIQSLYQQTSGSATAIEELLEQIHQQTRVATREISFTRNLVGEGVALGQNTEQTLQKIVTSADRALEYASSILSSSHEQTVNAEHTAQSIQEMGNIAALVSGASREQAVAITRIARQVEEIEGMAGSLAKASGDQEQNAGHIDAMMDQVRGLGDQIFTELENRRDESTLVIEQLNQFKTSSGQSQTGNPVPSPKTAKQPDKNPPGNILPFQANENFPAKKTSGRKSL; the protein is encoded by the coding sequence CAGCCTGGACCCAGATCGCCTACACCCTGTGGGGGACTCCGGAAAACGGCGCCCTGGCGCTCTTCTTGCTGTGTTTCGCCTCTCTGCTCTTCTGGACCCTGGGGGCAAACGGCAAGGCCTGGCGCGATGAGGCTGTCCAGCATCAAAGCTCCATCGGAAGCCTGCAGGATGACCTGCGCCGGCGCGGCCAGGACCTGGACGACCTGTCGAAGAATCTCAACGACAAGATGAAGCGCTTTCACCAGACCAACGCCCAGTTGCAGAAATCCTTCGACAAAAAGGAAATCATGCATCTGGCCGCCGACAGCCTGAAGGATATTCTCGGCTACGATCGGGTGAACCTTCTGATGCTCAACGCCGAAGGGGACCGGCTCGAATTCATGGCCAGTCGCGGCAGCGGCGACGACAACGTCTCGGGAGTCAGTCTGCCTCTCGATGAGCGGGCCGGGGTTCTCTACCTGACGATGCTGCGCGATGAACCGCTTCTGGTCCAGGACATGCGGAAGATGCCGGCCGTCTACAATCTCAAGCCGCCCTGCGACGCCATCTCCCAGCTGCGGTCGCGCAGCTTCATCCTCTGCCCGATCGTCATCAACGGAGAACCGGTCGGCCTTTTCGGCGTCGACAACAAGCAGAACCACAACGCCCTCAACGAGAGCGATCTCAACACCGTCAAGATCTTCGCCGAGCAGGTGGCCGCCGCCCTCTCCAAGATCGAATTGTTGCAGGCGGTCGAACTGCTGACCGGCGAAATTCAGAGCACCTTCGCCCAGTCGCTGCGCCACCGCAAGGACTTTGCCCGGATGATCGCCGAGGTCAAACGCAACACCCGCGCCGCCACCGACAACGTCCGGGCGCTGCGCGGCTCTTCGGACACCCTTTACCTGGCGGTGGACGATACCGGATCGGCCACCAGCGAAATTTCCGCGGCGGTCAACCAGGTCTCGGAGAATCTGGGGCGGCTCGATGAATTGATGGGAGGAGCCGTCTCGGCCACCCAGGAGATCTCCGCTGCGGCCCGGGCGACCGCCGAAGATGCCGCCAGCTCCCACCAGATGGCCGAAACCGTCGGCAGGGAAGCCAACGAAGGAGTGGCGGTGGTCAGTCGCACCCACCAGAGTCTGCTGAAAATCGCCGAGGCGATGACGACCACCGTCGGCGCTTTTGACGCCCTGACAGAGCGCACCAACAATATCGCCGACTTTCTCTCCATGATTAAAGAGATCAACCAGAAGACCCAGCTCCTTTCCCTCAACGCCTCGATCCTCGCCGCCCAGGCGGGGGAACACGGTCGCGCCTTCGCCGTGGTGGCGGGGGAGATCCAAAGCCTCTATCAGCAAACCTCCGGCTCGGCCACGGCCATCGAGGAGCTTCTGGAACAGATCCACCAGCAAACGAGGGTCGCGACCCGGGAAATCAGTTTCACCCGCAATCTGGTCGGCGAGGGTGTGGCCCTGGGCCAGAACACCGAACAGACGCTGCAGAAAATCGTCACCAGTGCCGACCGGGCCCTCGAATATGCCAGCAGCATTCTCTCCTCGAGCCACGAACAGACGGTCAACGCCGAACACACCGCCCAATCGATCCAGGAGATGGGGAATATCGCCGCCCTGGTCTCGGGCGCCTCCAGGGAACAGGCCGTGGCGATCACCCGCATCGCCCGGCAGGTGGAGGAGATCGAAGGGATGGCCGGAAGCCTGGCCAAAGCCTCCGGCGACCAGGAGCAAAACGCCGGCCACATCGACGCCATGATGGACCAGGTCCGGGGATTGGGGGATCAGATCTTTACCGAGCTCGAAAACCGTCGGGACGAAAGCACCCTGGTCATCGAGCAGCTCAACCAGTTCAAGACGAGCTCCGGTCAAAGCCAGACCGGCAACCCTGTCCCTTCCCCGAAAACGGCAAAACAGCCGGACAAGAACCCCCCCGGCAATATCCTCCCCTTTCAGGCCAACGAGAATTTTCCTGCCAAGAAAACGTCCGGCCGAAAGTCCCTCTAG
- a CDS encoding alpha/beta fold hydrolase, protein MKARINGIELAWDDTGGAGTAVLLIHGYPLCRRMWRPQVAALAAAGYRVITPDLRGFGESEAPGGAVSMELYADDLLALLDHLGLEKAVIGGMSMGGYVLLDLLARHRQRFSAALFIVTRAGGDDAEGKARRARLAATALAEGALPVADAFAGLVFASGTAGSRPELVREVRSWMEGTSPGGLAAGLLAMADRVDFTSRLSELTLPALVIGAEEDRAIPPAESRRLAEGLPEATLVILPGGGHLVNLECSEAFNGALLGFLGRV, encoded by the coding sequence ATGAAGGCAAGGATCAACGGCATCGAACTGGCGTGGGACGACACCGGCGGAGCCGGCACCGCCGTCCTCCTCATCCACGGTTATCCCCTGTGCCGCCGCATGTGGCGTCCGCAGGTCGCGGCCCTGGCTGCCGCCGGGTACCGCGTCATCACCCCCGACCTGCGCGGGTTCGGTGAAAGCGAGGCTCCTGGCGGAGCCGTCAGCATGGAGCTCTATGCCGACGACCTGCTGGCCCTCCTGGACCATCTCGGCCTGGAAAAGGCGGTAATCGGCGGCATGTCCATGGGGGGCTACGTTCTCCTCGACCTCCTGGCCCGGCACCGGCAGCGTTTCAGCGCCGCCCTCTTTATCGTCACCCGCGCCGGCGGCGACGACGCCGAGGGGAAAGCCAGGCGCGCCCGCCTGGCGGCTACCGCCCTCGCCGAGGGCGCCCTCCCCGTCGCCGACGCCTTTGCCGGGCTGGTTTTCGCCTCCGGGACCGCCGGCAGCCGTCCCGAACTCGTCAGGGAGGTGCGCAGCTGGATGGAAGGGACCTCCCCCGGCGGGCTCGCCGCAGGGCTCCTCGCCATGGCCGACCGCGTCGATTTCACTTCCCGGCTCTCCGAGCTGACCCTGCCGGCCCTGGTGATCGGCGCCGAGGAGGACCGGGCGATCCCGCCTGCCGAATCGAGACGGCTGGCGGAGGGACTTCCGGAGGCGACCCTGGTGATTCTCCCCGGCGGCGGGCACCTGGTCAATCTCGAGTGTTCGGAGGCTTTCAATGGCGCCCTGCTCGGTTTTCTGGGTCGGGTCTGA
- a CDS encoding cupin domain-containing protein, whose product MESMFWDYKEKVAFDKEKAGKVVLAETAHSRTTLWCLLPGQHIHPHVHAGDHIWVVLEGTGDFLSNAAPRPLEPGAVVVAPAGQPHGIDNSGSEGLVFVSVSAG is encoded by the coding sequence ATGGAAAGCATGTTCTGGGATTACAAGGAGAAGGTCGCCTTCGACAAGGAGAAGGCCGGCAAGGTTGTCCTGGCGGAAACCGCCCACTCCCGCACCACCCTCTGGTGCCTGCTGCCGGGGCAGCACATCCATCCCCATGTCCACGCCGGGGACCACATCTGGGTCGTTCTCGAAGGGACGGGGGATTTCCTCAGCAACGCCGCTCCGCGCCCCCTCGAGCCTGGGGCGGTTGTGGTGGCGCCGGCCGGGCAACCCCACGGCATCGACAACAGCGGCAGCGAAGGGCTCGTTTTCGTCAGCGTCTCCGCAGGATAG